GAGTTAATCACAATTACCAAATGTGGATTTGAGCCACCAGAGAAATCTGTTTTTCCCCAAATCAACTCACAATTTTATTGAGATGATAGAATCTACTataaattttaatattaaaataatattttcaacCAGTTTACCCTACgacagacagaccaacagacAATAGATAAATAGAAACATCTTACAAAGTTCTGTTGTGGTCGTCCAGCTTGCTGAGCTCCAGGGATGCCCATGGCTCCAGCAGTGGCAGCGGTGCCCATGGCCCCACCAGCTGGAGCATAGCCACCAGATGGTCCAGTCCCAGGCCCTGCAAGTGGTCCAGAACCACCAGCTCCAACTCCACTACCCCCTGCTCCAGGTCCAAAGCCAGCACCCACTCCAGGTCCACCCATAGGACCAACACCAGGGCCTGCAACTCCTGGCCCAGAGCCTCCAGCTCCAGTACCTGCAACTCCAACTCCTGGTCTAAACCCAGCCCCTCCACCACCTGCCCCAGCACCAACACCAGCTCCAGGTGTACCCGTACCAGGCCCGAACCCTGCCCCTCCAGCACCAGGTACACCTTCCAGCCCCCACACCACCAGCTCCACCCTGCCCTCCTGCCTGAACCAGAGCCATTTCTTCAGGCAGCAGAACGTCTCCGACCCCGAGGGCCTCGTCCTTGTACTTGCGGACGAACTGCTCCATTTGCTTGACCTCGGCAGGACTCAGCTCATGGCACTTCGATGGGTCCTGGTCATGCTCAGGCAGCTGGCGGGCCATCTGCTGCCGACGGTAAGCGGCTCCCTCCGTACCGGCCACCGGCCGTTTCTCTGGCGGGAGCAGCTCGATGTATCGCACTGCCTGGAAGTCCaagggaaaatgaaaagaaaccgTTACAAGAAAGATGtatgaaggacagagagagacgtcgtggaccaatcagagagaAGGTAAGGGGAAACTGTCCTGTCTTGCGGTGATAAGACATGTAAAACATGGGTCCTACAGATACAGTACTAGactaaacaaagacagatacagGACCTTTAAACACCAGGCGGAGAGTGAGAGACGGTGGGAGCTGCTGCTAATAAACATCCACCTTTTaatcatcagtgtttttaaaaatgcctgCTGAGTGACCTTAACAACTTTAAGTTAGATACATGGACTAAAATGAATGTTATTGGGACCTCTAGTGGCCAAAGGCTTTCATGAATCAAACTAGTTAGCAGAGTTGATTGATTAGATATAGATTTTAAAAGCTGGTTCCAATCATAATAGcactatttctttttttaaattcttaccAGATACTTATTGGCTACTGGTGGTGCCCACTCATAGGTGACAGGACTTCATTGGCACATCTTTGGGAACTGGCACCACACTAGCTGATGTGGCAGTGACAGCGACTGGCATTTTGTTAGCCTTTGGCTGGTGAGACACTTCCTGCTGCtggcctgagcctgagcctgggcctgggcctgggcctgggcctgggcctgggcctgggcctgaggcctgagcctgagcctgggCCTGGGCCTGAGCCTGGGCCTGAGCGCTGCTGGGTACTGTACCAGCAGAGGCTCCAGCAGGCTGTACAgaaccagctgcagcagaggggGGCACAACAGTGGAAGAAGCACTCGGCGGTACAATGTAagcagtggaggaggtgggCAGGGAGATGGTGATCATGTTGCCCCTGTAGCTGGGGAGGCCGTCAGTCTTCAGCTTGGCGATGAGCCCCGTGTATTTGGTGTCCTCGAACAACTTGCCCACCTTCTTGTTCTCCTCCGAGTTCATCGCCACATCGTGCTCTGCGAGGCCACATTTGCAGTTTCGGCAGATTTTTCTGCAGAGGAGAAGGACAGAAAAACACGCACGTGTCTTATTACAACAACTGCAACTCTGCTACAATAGTAAACCAATACAACAAGCTCAAGCTCTGTCAAACACCTTCTCCTTTCACATGCCACAACACAACTTGCTTCATATTTGCATGACACAATTTACGGCTGCTCGGCATGCTTCAGCATGACCAGGCCCACAGATTTCAAGCTTGATGGTGAATGATACCCTGAGCTGTGTAAACCCTGTTTAATTTGTATAGCTGGGAACAAAGAGCAATGTTGATGACAGCATTTGTATTACTGAAATGTAAACTGTGTGATACCATCACTTGAAACGGTGCGTGActttcagaggaaaaacacttgCCTGTGCACAAAGTGCCTGTGGGATACTGCTGAAGAGTAAAGTTGAAGGGATGATTCCATACAAACTGAACTGATACAGACTCATTCTCACactcttctctttcattctggtggtaatgaaagatgcttaaaTTACAGCACAACACTCCTGGCTGGACATCAGACATTTAAAGACTCTGCCACCACAGACCCATGGTGGGCCTTTGTGCCGGTGCTGTGGTGGGCATCAGGGCACCTGGTGCTGTCTTCAGGAAAACCAGCCAAGTGTGGGTAATTGTCGGGACTGAACTCACACCGTCCACACCAGCATCTATGCAGAGGCGTGGGCTGAATGGTCGCCCTCAGTTATTTTGCTGAATTAAGACCAGAAGCCTCCTGTGAAGCATTAATCAGACCTATACTTTCCTCTGTCGTCCACTGAGTGTCTTTGCCTGAGGTCCAGCGCTTTGCTCAAGAGTTAATCTTAAATTACCCATATGTCTAGACACAGGAAGTCGAGTGTTTAAAACTGGATATCCTGTGCCAAATGTATTTCTGTGATGGAGCCGTGCTGTGGAGAGAAAGCGTACAAACCTCCAGAAATGCAGCTCAAAGCCTTCACACTTGTCCTTGCATTTCAAACAGGCCGCTCCAGCACCAAACTCGTGGCCCAGGGTCATCTGGAAACAGAGCACATGACTGCAAGTGATATAAGTGAAGATCATGACACTGATACTGAGTACAGCAAATTTAATTTCTAATTTCAAGACATAATTGCTCCTGGAGGAGCTGAAACGAGCTGTTGTGGTACTGAGCAGTGAAGACGACACAAATCAAACTGGGAATTCTGTAGGACTCGAGGTTCCTACACAGACTTATAAGAGTGGGAAATTATGCTGATACAGAAGTAAAAGTGATGACCCTCCTCGcaaaatcatttctttttgcCTTTGGAACTAtttcagcaacacaaaaaaatcccGCTGCCTCAATTAAAAAGAATTCCAGCCGTTCTTCAGGAGATTTGGCTCGGGACTCTGTTGCTCTTGTCTCCTTAACTGCATGCTTTTCCCTGTCTTCAGTGTCAAACATCGCTCAAGTCCACCTTAAGCCATTACCGCTGCTTATGACCTTATATGGTCAACTATTCGGTGATGCTTAAAGGCTCGTGGGATCCAGCCTCTGTTGTCAGAGAGACGTTTCTGACCCAAAAAACCCTCACTAATGATGGAACCTTGATGCCAATATTTTAGCTTTCATCACAGCTTCCAGAGCAGCGTGAGACTCTCCTCCCCCCCGGGAGTCCACTGAGCAACACAAGAGCCAAAGCCGAACAACATGATTTGTGGCGGTAATTAAAACGGCAAACACATTAGTGAATCACAATGAAGCTGCACATGCAgttttctgcttttacttttgcAGGCAGCAAACAGATGCTCCTCTCAGTTTATTTTACtagaaaaacagtaaattcaGGATGAATCTAGGTTAACATTTTAACTTCCCTGACACTGAACCTTACAAAACACTTACACTTAGATTACGAACTGCAGTGGTATTTCATTTACTATAAATAAACATTCCTTGCCTTACTCTACGTTACTAAAAGCAGCTGTTAAAAAGCACAtttgctttcatttattttgtgtttatagaAGAAGCTGAACTCTAGAAATATGAGAGTTTATCAGTTCTTAAATCCAGGTcagtttttcttgcttttcctCTAACGTTTCTCCTGGTGATTCACAATTTATCTCACTATTATCTTAGATAGGGCTGAATTTTTCTCCCCTGATACTAGTGCGAACACAAAACCTGAGTTTCAACACTAACTAAAGAAGCCAAAGTTTATTTAGATCAGGAACTCTGTGATAAAGTTTAACtctcataataataattctaTGGACAGACACATTTGGTTGCGTCTCAGACTCTGCAGGAGAGCATCAGTTAAACTCTAAACTTTTATCTCAGGCACAGAAAGGACAACTGGCCTTTTATGGCTGAcgtcggtgtgtgtgtgtgtgtgtgtgtccttccctggaacacagatacacactctgCACTAGCAGCTGAAGTTCATAAGTGACTCTGTATGACTAAGCCTGCAGGGTCATTCATTCTGGTGACAACTCTCTGCAAAGAGGCCGTTCAGACACAGTATACAGTCCAGGCCTGATGAGTCATGTTCATGAGTCATTGTGTTGCAGCAGGGCTGAGCTGCAGGCCGGTCAGAGGCAGCTGGAACTGAAGGAGTCACTGGCTACGGAGCCATTTTAATTTCTGCTGGCCACCTGGTCTCACACCATGACATCCTGCTTCTGCAAAccacattttaaacttttagaAAGTTAGCTAGAATATGACTACAGTATTCTTCAGTGTGGTCAGAAGCAAGTTTGGTTTCATTTcacaatactgtatattatgtaaaacacacacactcctctgacCAAAACTTCCTTATTCTGAGGAGAGTGAGGCCTGAGGATGAagaaatctatttatttatataatccTGTCAGAGATTTCATTTGGAGGTCTCATCTGATCTGTCACCACGAAGCAGAGACATTAGCTCATTCATCTCAGTTACGATTTTTTTCCATAAAATCTTGCGTATAGCAGCTTCAGTACCCTTTCAGTTGTTTTGACCCGGTGAGGTCAGAGCCTCTAGAGAACAACTTCAATTTAACAGAAGGGCAGTGATGCTGATTTCCCAGCCTGCACACAGTCTGCTCATAGTCACAGCTTATTACCTCAGATGTCTTTTTGGACAACTGTAGGAGACTAATTGAGCATGATATGACCTAAACACACAGGTTGCTTGTCTTGAAAAAGAGGCAGTTACAGTTTGACAGTAATTCCAGCAGCCTCTCGCTGACTGAGGCGCTCTCAGCAGCCACACTTACAGCATCTCCTCCAGGGATTAAAAGCAGATGTCAGACTGGGGCTGTCTGGGTCATCCAGCTGCTCAGACCCactttccagcagcagctcactgtgtgtatatataaatgaGCTTCCTGTGCTTAAATGAACTCGGCTTTGTTATCTTACCACCATCAGGTCTCACTGACTAGCAAATGGACCTGCAAACAGGGTGGGAAAATGGCACCAGCCACGCTCCGTTACAGTAAATTCCTTCACGTTGGCAGACACAGAGCTATCTGCTGGAGATCCTGCTCCATTCAAACAGCCCAACTGACAAAACAAGAACCAAATAAGACCTTGTAAAAAGATGCGATGGCTAGTTAACCCTGCTGCAGTTAGTGACACTGACCtattttcacctgtgttttAAACCTGCTTGCACAGTTGACTGAAGCCAAGGAGATCACACATTAGAGTTGCAGCTTACTGAGTGACTGATGCTGCACACATCACTCGAACCACTTCATATCCCTGCAGCAGCCTGTACTGCCCCCTCCCACTGCTGCCAGCTATCTGCAAGTCTACGCAAGAACCATGACATGGACGCGTGTTAACAGCATGGATTACCAAACATCTCCTGCAGGGGAAATGGCACTAATAAAGACATTGTTACCTATAAAGAACAATTCCAACACTGTTATTTGCTAAACTCAGCAGGGCAGGATGCTAGTATGCCAAACAGCCAGATGCAATATAAACATGGTCTAGAAGCAACCTCTGTTCATATATTCAGAGAGAAAGTGAATTTCCAAACATTAGTTATACTGTGGCTATCCACAAATCCAATGaatgcaacatgtgtcctgcaaaaaatgaaaatgaactcGATGATGTGTCAGCTGGACAAATTCAGTATTGTGAATGTGATCCAGTAAAAGCCACACGTAACATTTTAAGACACATAGCATCTAGATAACTTGACTTCCTCTCTTGTATGGCCAGGTTCCATTAACAACTCCCTTAATTTTATATCCTCTCGATTAAAAGATGAAGtgcaaaaaatataatatatgatTTACCATCTTAAAAGCACAACTGGATAGCAAACAACAATTCGGCAGCTGTCTAACTCAAACACCAACATTTACTCTTGGGTTAATTCACTTTTACGACTGGTTTGCATTTTACTGTCACGATGAATTTCGCCCTCAGAATTAGAATTTTTATCGGCACAGAGCAAGTCGCACTAAAACTAGATCatcaataatgtaaaatatagaGCTGTTTCGTGCACAATATCTATGCCGAATTCCGCAAAGACTTATACTCTTTACTTATTAATAACTAACAGATTATAGAAGTTATGAGTTTTGTTGATACGCAGGGAAACACAGTATAGTCAGAATTTGAAACGCAGTTTGTCGTTGAGTTTCAGATGGTAACACTCAAAGGGAAGTAACTTTTCAAAGAAAGATCAcggttaaaacaaaacaacacaaacgtTTGTTAAAATCTCTCAACCagcttttgctgttgtttgctcttattattaataatatcaTTTATTTCCCATTTTATTAATGAAAACGTGAGATTATGACTCTGAAACACTTTGCAGATGAAAGGCGAGAAGCAAACAGCAAAGTCTGTGCTACTGTGACTTCTCCTCTGACTTCACCTGCCCGGTGCTCGGCACACCTTTTCAGGGCGTTCCCCGGTCAGTCCGAGACACCGAGGGAGAACACTGGGAGGGAAATCTTACCTTCTTCACTTCCTTCTCTATCTCCATTTCGACGTCTGTTCAGCGCGAACTTTTCTTGGTCCCGACGAAGCGAACAGCAGAGTTTCTCCTGAAACGACTGTCAAAAAACTAAATCGGACAGAAAACGGATCAGAGAAATATTAAAAGACCCCGGTCCACTCTCCGCTTTCTCTCCGGAGGTCCTGCTCCGCTCAGGTGTCAAGCTCGACAGCATCAACGTGATGGTTTCCGGTCAGcgcttaaaaaataaaaccttcgCTATAACTAACAgacaaaattatttattatcaaaaaataaacaattaaataaactttttttaaataagtgaaTGGAAAATTGACAAATAGGTTTACACAAAAGCATTATtacaagaaaagacagaatttgTGGTTGAATAAAAGGTCCAAAATGTTACGATTCCCAAAAATGTCACGACAAACTGCccacaaatgttta
Above is a window of Lates calcarifer isolate ASB-BC8 linkage group LG10, TLL_Latcal_v3, whole genome shotgun sequence DNA encoding:
- the tes gene encoding LOW QUALITY PROTEIN: testin (The sequence of the model RefSeq protein was modified relative to this genomic sequence to represent the inferred CDS: deleted 2 bases in 2 codons), which translates into the protein MEIEKEVKKMTLGHEFGAGAACLKCKDKCEGFELHFWRKICRNCKCGLAEHDVAMNSEENKKVGKLFEDTKYTGLIAKLKTDGLPSYRGNMITISLPTSSTAYIVPPSASSTVVPPSAAAGSVQPAGASAGTVPSSAQAQAQAQAQAQAQASGPGPGPGPGPGPGPGSGSGQQQEVSHQPKANKMPVAVTATSASVVPVPKDVPMKSVTYEWAPPVANKYLAVRYIELLPPEKRPVAGTEGAAYRRQQMARQLPEHDQDPSKCHELSPAEVKQMEQFVRKYKDEALGVGDVLLPEEMALVQAGGQGGAGGVGAGGVPGAGGAGFGPGTGTPGAGVGAGAGGGGAGFRPGVGVAGTGAGGSGPGVAGPGVGPMGGPGVGAGFGPGAGGSGVGAGGSGPLAGPGTGPSGGYAPAGGAMGTAATAGAMGIPGAQQAGRPQQNFSCHHCQQPMRLGEPAVYAERAGYDKLWHPACFVCCTCNELLVDMIYFWKKGKLYCGRHYGDSEKPRCGGCDELIFSNEYTQAEGQNWHLKHFCCFDCDCILAGETYVMENEKPVCKPCYMKNYAVKCSACQNAVEPEAQRVSYGEHHWHAEPECFKCSGCSKCLMGQRFMAVQGFLFCSVECKKKTMA